One Bacteroidota bacterium DNA window includes the following coding sequences:
- the cobT gene encoding nicotinate-nucleotide--dimethylbenzimidazole phosphoribosyltransferase, whose product MLPFKIEPISHNLQEQLKHKINFKTKPLGSLGRLEEVALQIGLIQNTLTPALVNPHIIVFAGDHGVVEEGVSAYPQEVTYQMVFNFLSGGAAINIFCKQHGIKIKVVDAGVKHKFEPHPDLIISKIDEGTKNFTKEPAMSIKYAQRCIEKGGQIVEEIHKTGCNIIGFGDMGIGNTTSASALMHVFTKINLQECVGKGTGIDNDSISHKADVIQKAVATHEDCNTPMKKLAAFGGFEIAQMAGAMLKAAELKMIIMVDGFIATSSFLAANNIDSNVLDYAIFCHQSEEKGHKLMLEYLKAKPLMNLNMRLGEGTGCAVAYPFIQSAVKFLNEMASFESAGVSNKEDVSVNA is encoded by the coding sequence ATGTTACCATTCAAAATTGAACCAATCAGTCATAACCTTCAGGAGCAACTGAAACACAAAATTAATTTTAAAACCAAACCGCTTGGATCATTAGGCAGATTGGAAGAAGTCGCTTTACAAATCGGGCTTATTCAAAATACGCTTACTCCTGCACTTGTGAATCCGCATATCATTGTTTTTGCGGGTGACCACGGTGTGGTCGAAGAAGGCGTTAGCGCATATCCCCAGGAAGTGACTTATCAGATGGTGTTTAATTTTCTAAGCGGTGGAGCAGCAATAAATATTTTCTGCAAACAACATGGAATAAAAATAAAAGTAGTGGATGCAGGTGTAAAGCACAAGTTTGAACCGCATCCGGATTTAATCATTTCCAAAATAGATGAAGGGACAAAAAACTTCACTAAAGAACCTGCCATGAGTATCAAATACGCTCAGAGGTGTATTGAAAAGGGCGGGCAGATTGTGGAGGAAATCCACAAAACAGGTTGTAACATAATAGGATTTGGCGATATGGGAATCGGAAATACCACTTCTGCTTCTGCTTTGATGCACGTTTTTACAAAAATTAATTTACAGGAATGTGTCGGTAAGGGAACAGGCATAGACAATGACAGTATTAGTCATAAAGCCGATGTTATTCAGAAAGCAGTTGCCACTCATGAAGATTGTAATACACCGATGAAAAAACTTGCAGCGTTCGGTGGTTTCGAGATCGCACAAATGGCAGGAGCAATGCTGAAAGCAGCCGAGTTGAAAATGATAATAATGGTTGACGGTTTTATTGCCACTTCTTCTTTCCTTGCAGCGAATAATATTGATAGTAATGTTCTTGATTATGCAATTTTTTGTCATCAGAGCGAGGAAAAAGGGCATAAGTTGATGTTAGAGTATTTAAAGGCAAAGCCTCTGATGAATTTGAATATGCGTTTGGGCGAAGGAACAGGTTGTGCAGTAGCATATCCCTTTATCCAGTCGGCTGTGAAGTTCTTAAATGAAATGGCGAGCTTTGAAAGTGCAGGAGTAAGTAACAAAGAAGATGTTTCAGTAAATGCTTAA
- a CDS encoding diphthine--ammonia ligase — MNTVCSWSGGKDSCFALMQVIQQGYIPSVLLNMMNKNGKVSRSHGLPLEILLEQAEQMQLPLMAVPASWNDYENIFIDTLNKLKLEYKLDASVFGDIDLQAHRDWEEKVCYAASIKAILPLWKRNRKELVFEMLDDGIECMIVSCNVVMGEKYLGRMLTSELVDELESISIDPCGENGEFHTLVVNCPLFTNRISIPQYTVNTHKDYCFINWKNNT; from the coding sequence ATGAATACGGTTTGCAGTTGGAGTGGCGGTAAAGACAGTTGTTTTGCGCTTATGCAGGTAATTCAGCAGGGGTATATACCGAGTGTATTGTTGAATATGATGAACAAAAACGGAAAAGTTTCCCGCTCTCATGGATTGCCATTGGAAATTCTTCTGGAGCAAGCGGAACAAATGCAATTGCCTCTTATGGCTGTTCCGGCTTCATGGAATGATTATGAAAATATTTTTATTGATACGTTGAACAAATTAAAGCTGGAGTATAAACTTGATGCTTCTGTATTTGGCGATATTGATTTGCAAGCTCATCGGGATTGGGAGGAAAAAGTTTGCTATGCAGCCAGCATAAAAGCCATTTTGCCATTATGGAAAAGAAACAGGAAAGAACTTGTGTTTGAAATGCTTGATGACGGAATTGAATGTATGATTGTATCCTGCAATGTTGTGATGGGAGAAAAATACTTAGGAAGGATGCTTACAAGTGAACTTGTTGATGAACTGGAATCAATAAGCATTGACCCCTGTGGTGAGAACGGAGAATTTCATACGCTGGTTGTCAATTGCCCTTTATTCACTAATAGGATTTCAATACCGCAGTACACCGTAAACACACATAAAGATTATTGTTTTATAAATTGGAAAAATAATACTTAG
- a CDS encoding adenosylcobinamide-GDP ribazoletransferase codes for MLKKEIRIFFTALMFFTRIPCPKWIDHSEEYLSKSSRYFPLIGIIVGGIGALVYYSFSFIFPHPIAILLSMVSTILVTGAFHEDGLADMCDGFGGGWTKQDILRIMKDSRTGTYGVVGLCSMLAIKFASLYYMDSKLIPLVLIAGHSLSRFAASTLLYTLDYVREDADSKAKPAAGRISAFSLCVGAVFGIISLALFFNYYVFALLVPVFIARWYLGHYYKKWIGGHTGDCGGATQQICEVVFYLSFIVLWKYI; via the coding sequence ATGCTTAAAAAAGAAATCAGGATATTTTTTACAGCATTGATGTTCTTCACACGGATACCATGTCCAAAGTGGATTGACCATTCTGAAGAATACCTTTCTAAAAGTTCGCGATATTTCCCGCTTATAGGAATTATTGTCGGAGGCATTGGAGCATTGGTATATTACAGTTTCTCTTTTATTTTTCCTCATCCAATTGCTATCCTGTTAAGCATGGTCAGTACCATTCTTGTCACAGGAGCATTTCACGAAGATGGGCTTGCCGATATGTGCGATGGATTTGGCGGTGGATGGACTAAACAGGATATTTTGAGAATAATGAAAGATTCCCGGACAGGAACGTATGGGGTAGTTGGATTGTGTTCCATGCTTGCAATAAAATTTGCCTCTCTGTATTATATGGATTCCAAACTCATCCCTCTTGTGCTTATTGCAGGACATTCTCTAAGCCGTTTCGCGGCTTCTACATTATTATACACGCTTGATTATGTGCGGGAGGATGCAGATAGTAAAGCTAAACCAGCAGCAGGACGTATATCGGCATTTTCATTATGCGTAGGTGCAGTTTTTGGCATAATTTCCTTAGCCCTATTTTTCAACTACTATGTTTTTGCTTTGCTCGTCCCTGTATTTATTGCAAGATGGTACTTAGGGCATTACTATAAAAAATGGATAGGAGGACACACGGGTGATTGCGGAGGAGCCACACAGCAAATCTGTGAAGTAGTATTTTATTTAAGTTTTATAGTCCTATGGAAGTATATCTGA